In a single window of the Paramisgurnus dabryanus chromosome 23, PD_genome_1.1, whole genome shotgun sequence genome:
- the ifitm5 gene encoding interferon-induced transmembrane protein 5, which produces MDNATYSYVNDCTPLTNCKAGRKVGGSTVVNMGHAGKKPPNDYLIWSLCNTLYVNFCCLGFMALIYSIKARDQKTLGDMRAAQECSDKAKWYNILASGWNLLIPLLFLGMLVLLIVHLGSSQGSFDFFGEDGFQSFMNLFSR; this is translated from the exons ATGGATAACGCCACATACAGCTACGTGAATGACTGCACTCCGCTCACTAACTGTAAGGCTGGCCGTAAGGTGGGGGGCTCAACCGTGGTCAACATGGGCCATGCAGGCAAGAAACCCCCAAACGATTATCTGATCTGGTCTCTCTGTAACACTCTCTATGTCAACTTCTGCTGCCTGGGGTTCATGGCTCTCATCTACTCCATCAAG GCCCGAGATCAGAAAACCCTGGGCGACATGCGGGCAGCGCAGGAATGCTCAGACAAGGCGAAGTGGTACAACATTTTGGCATCGGGCTGGAATCTCCTGATTCCTCTGTTGTTTCTGGGTATGCTGGTCCTGCTCATTGTTCATCTGGGCAGCTCACAGGGATCGTTTGATTTCTTCGGTGAAGATGGATTTCAGAGCTTCATGAACCTGTTCAGCAGGTAG